A genomic window from Streptomyces sp. NBC_00234 includes:
- a CDS encoding carboxymuconolactone decarboxylase family protein has protein sequence MEPRMNLFANETGARIGKRIFAVSQVINESPLPEPTQALVQLRASQINGCGFCVDIHGKDAAAAGETAARLNLVAAWRHSSVFTEAERAALALTEEGTRIIDGYEGVSDETWDRVRKHYDDDQVIALVSLIAMINATNRLGVMLNNQGGAYAPGDLATVAG, from the coding sequence ATGGAACCCCGTATGAACCTGTTCGCGAACGAGACCGGCGCCAGGATCGGCAAGCGGATCTTCGCCGTCAGCCAGGTCATCAACGAGTCGCCGCTGCCCGAGCCCACCCAGGCGCTGGTGCAGCTGCGCGCCAGCCAGATCAACGGGTGCGGCTTCTGCGTCGACATCCACGGCAAGGACGCCGCAGCCGCCGGCGAGACGGCGGCCCGGCTGAACCTGGTCGCCGCCTGGCGTCACTCCAGCGTGTTCACCGAAGCCGAGCGGGCCGCGCTGGCCCTCACCGAGGAGGGCACGCGCATCATCGACGGCTACGAGGGGGTGTCCGACGAGACCTGGGACCGCGTGCGCAAGCACTACGACGACGACCAGGTCATCGCGCTGGTCTCCCTGATCGCCATGATCAACGCGACCAACCGGCTCGGGGTGATGCTCAACAACCAGGGCGGCGCCTACGCGCCGGGCGACCTCGCCACCGTCGCCGGCTGA
- a CDS encoding GNAT family N-acetyltransferase, giving the protein MTASPLLRTIEAHEFDAWARMVTTTYGQDWREGALRSARSVIEPARTMAACDGQDIVGGVSVYGRTLTVPGAFTPVAGITLVAVLPTHRRRGILTAMMRKQLTELYESGGEPIAALNAAEATIYGRFGYAIASHLAELHGDKRDMALRPDVDLGSGTIRLLDRDQARPLLEKVHDTARGQTVGWVDRAEKYWDARLHDAEHVRDGATALRFAVHTEPGGEATGYALYRSKGPTVRIVELAATSRQAYATLWRYLIDLDAHDHLTYEGAVDEPLPHLLLNPRAARTTPVDNLWVRLVDVARALSARRYATPLDVVLDVEDTFCPWNAGRYHLHADGETVTCARTRDRADLRLSAAELGAAYLGGPTLAALAAAGRVQELRPGALAAASVAFRGEREPFHVSGGAFPAF; this is encoded by the coding sequence ATGACCGCTTCTCCTCTCCTCCGCACCATCGAGGCCCACGAGTTCGACGCCTGGGCCCGCATGGTCACCACGACCTACGGCCAGGACTGGCGCGAAGGCGCCCTCCGAAGCGCCCGCTCGGTGATCGAACCGGCGCGCACGATGGCCGCATGCGACGGGCAGGACATCGTCGGCGGCGTGTCGGTCTACGGCCGCACCCTCACGGTTCCCGGCGCCTTCACTCCCGTCGCGGGCATCACGCTCGTCGCGGTCCTGCCCACCCACCGCCGGCGCGGCATCCTCACCGCGATGATGCGCAAGCAGCTCACCGAACTGTATGAGTCGGGCGGCGAACCGATCGCCGCGCTCAACGCCGCCGAGGCCACCATCTACGGCCGCTTCGGCTACGCCATCGCCTCCCACCTGGCCGAACTTCATGGCGACAAGCGGGACATGGCCCTGCGCCCGGACGTCGACCTCGGGTCCGGCACCATCCGTCTGCTCGACCGCGACCAGGCCCGCCCGCTCCTGGAGAAGGTCCACGACACCGCCCGTGGGCAGACCGTCGGCTGGGTCGACCGGGCCGAGAAGTACTGGGACGCCCGGCTCCACGACGCCGAACACGTCCGCGACGGCGCGACAGCACTCCGGTTCGCCGTCCACACCGAGCCCGGCGGCGAGGCCACCGGCTACGCCCTCTACCGCTCCAAGGGGCCGACCGTACGGATCGTCGAACTCGCCGCCACCAGCCGCCAGGCGTACGCGACCCTGTGGCGCTACCTCATCGACCTCGACGCCCACGACCACCTCACCTACGAAGGGGCCGTCGACGAGCCACTGCCGCACCTGCTGCTCAACCCACGGGCCGCCCGCACGACCCCGGTCGACAACCTGTGGGTCCGCCTCGTCGATGTCGCGCGTGCGCTCTCGGCACGCCGCTACGCGACGCCTCTGGACGTGGTCCTCGACGTCGAGGACACCTTCTGCCCCTGGAACGCCGGCCGCTACCACCTGCACGCCGACGGCGAGACCGTCACCTGCGCACGCACCCGGGACCGGGCCGATCTGCGGTTGTCCGCCGCCGAGCTGGGCGCTGCCTATCTGGGCGGCCCCACCCTGGCGGCCCTTGCTGCCGCCGGCCGCGTCCAGGAACTGCGCCCCGGCGCACTGGCCGCCGCATCAGTCGCCTTCCGCGGCGAGCGAGAGCCCTTCCACGTGTCGGGCGGGGCCTTCCCGGCCTTCTGA